A genomic window from Rhizobium sp. EC-SD404 includes:
- a CDS encoding PDR/VanB family oxidoreductase, with protein MHEDAQIGTTLTIGSPENDFPLKEAPRYLLIAGGIGVTPIYAMATELAEKGKDFQIIYCTRSADETAYLEEMRSAFGNRLQIHHDDGDPEKIYDFWDHFEEARNMHVYCCGPQPLMEEIKAISGHWPEGRVNFEDFKPVEIVRADDLPFEVELAKSGKTVTVPADRSILEAVRDAGIPTVSSCESGTCGTCKCGLVAGDPDHRDMVLMDDEKDDYIMICVSRAKDGNLVLDL; from the coding sequence ATGCATGAAGATGCCCAGATAGGCACCACCCTGACCATCGGATCGCCCGAGAACGATTTCCCGCTCAAAGAAGCGCCGCGCTATCTGCTGATTGCGGGAGGCATAGGCGTCACCCCGATCTATGCGATGGCGACGGAGCTTGCGGAGAAGGGCAAGGACTTCCAGATCATCTATTGCACGCGAAGTGCCGACGAGACCGCCTATCTCGAAGAGATGCGCTCAGCTTTCGGCAATCGCCTCCAAATCCATCATGACGACGGCGATCCGGAGAAGATTTACGATTTCTGGGATCATTTCGAGGAGGCCCGCAACATGCATGTCTATTGCTGCGGGCCCCAGCCCCTCATGGAAGAGATCAAGGCCATCTCCGGCCACTGGCCTGAAGGGCGGGTGAACTTCGAGGACTTTAAGCCGGTCGAGATTGTACGCGCCGACGATCTGCCATTTGAGGTCGAACTGGCCAAAAGCGGCAAGACGGTCACGGTTCCTGCGGATCGGTCGATCCTTGAAGCCGTGCGCGACGCCGGCATTCCTACCGTCAGCTCCTGCGAAAGTGGAACGTGCGGCACCTGCAAATGCGGGTTGGTCGCAGGCGATCCCGATCATCGCGACATGGTTCTGATGGACGACGAAAAGGACGACTACATCATGATCTGCGTGTCGCGGGCAAAAGACGGGAACCTCGTTCTTGACCTCTGA
- a CDS encoding Gfo/Idh/MocA family oxidoreductase: MTSEPIRLGVVGLGRAFMLMLPTFRADQRIALVAAAAPREASRQAFENEFGGRAYETIEELCADPVVEAIYVATPHQIHRDHVIAAARAGKHVLVDKPLAISLEDGAAMVKACRHAGVHLIVGPSHSFDGPVVQARRLIDEGAIGGVRMINAWNFTDFLYRPRRPEELDTSQGGGVVFSQGVHQIDIVRLLAGGRGRRVTAMTGKWDARRPTEGAYSALMTFEGGAFAAFTYSGYAHFDSDEWMDWTGELGHRKDPAQYGGARHALATVASAQEEAALKTARTFGAGSEPPSPDHHEHFGPIVICGDRADLRLTPQGVHVYGDEERTFHSAAPVAVPRAEVADALFDAVRGDRPPAQTGAWGLASLEVCHAILQSAETGLPVDLRHQVSVTGEEGRDDRP, encoded by the coding sequence TTGACCTCTGAACCGATCCGCCTTGGTGTCGTCGGGCTCGGCCGTGCCTTCATGCTCATGCTGCCGACGTTTCGTGCCGATCAGCGCATTGCTCTTGTTGCAGCAGCTGCACCGCGCGAGGCATCGAGGCAAGCTTTCGAGAACGAGTTCGGCGGCCGCGCCTATGAAACGATCGAAGAGCTGTGCGCCGATCCCGTTGTAGAAGCGATCTACGTGGCGACGCCGCATCAGATACATCGTGATCATGTCATCGCCGCCGCTCGCGCCGGCAAACATGTTCTGGTCGACAAGCCGCTCGCCATCTCGCTGGAAGACGGCGCGGCGATGGTGAAGGCCTGCCGCCACGCCGGTGTTCATCTGATCGTTGGACCAAGCCACAGTTTCGATGGCCCCGTCGTCCAGGCCAGGCGCCTGATCGACGAAGGCGCGATCGGTGGGGTGCGCATGATCAACGCATGGAACTTCACCGACTTTCTCTACCGTCCGCGACGTCCGGAAGAACTCGATACCAGCCAAGGCGGTGGCGTCGTGTTCTCGCAGGGCGTTCATCAGATCGATATCGTTCGGCTTCTGGCCGGGGGACGCGGGAGAAGGGTCACGGCCATGACCGGAAAATGGGATGCCCGGCGGCCGACCGAAGGCGCCTATTCGGCGCTGATGACTTTCGAAGGCGGCGCCTTCGCCGCGTTCACCTATTCCGGATATGCGCATTTCGACAGCGATGAATGGATGGATTGGACCGGCGAGTTGGGTCACCGCAAAGACCCCGCCCAATATGGTGGCGCCAGACACGCGCTTGCGACGGTTGCTTCCGCGCAGGAAGAGGCAGCGCTCAAGACGGCCAGGACATTCGGCGCCGGTTCTGAGCCGCCCAGTCCTGACCATCACGAGCATTTCGGCCCCATCGTCATATGTGGCGATCGGGCGGATTTGCGTCTGACGCCACAGGGCGTTCATGTCTATGGCGACGAGGAACGCACGTTCCACTCGGCAGCGCCGGTCGCCGTACCGCGCGCCGAGGTCGCCGATGCATTGTTCGACGCAGTTCGCGGCGACCGTCCGCCGGCTCAAACCGGCGCCTGGGGGCTCGCCAGCCTGGAAGTCTGCCACGCGATCTTGCAATCGGCGGAGACTGGACTGCCGGTCGACCTGCGCCACCAAGTTTCAGTTACAGGGGAAGAGGGACGAGATGACCGACCTTAA
- a CDS encoding ABC transporter substrate-binding protein: protein MTDLKLSLAMGDYDRTRPIADGRVKIDGVDPTCMLLSPEEMFFRAFRHQAFDVSELSLSSYSISVARGDPHYVAIPVFLSRAFRHTSVYIRTDKGIEKPADLKGKRIGIAEYQLSANVWVRGILEDAYGVKPSDICWVRGGMNTPGRPEKIKVDLPVDIRIEAAPEGATLNQMLIDGTIDGFIGPRAPMCFDEGFDKVDRLFPDTRAAEEWYRETSLFPIMHVLGMRRSLAEAQPFLPGALLKAFSEAKAMAQKALSDTSATKVTMPFVEDNLRRAGTLMGSDIWTYGLNGNRETLATFLDYHYRQGLSPRKVEVKELFHPATLEAYSL from the coding sequence ATGACCGACCTTAAATTATCGCTCGCCATGGGCGACTACGACCGCACGCGACCGATCGCCGATGGGCGCGTGAAGATCGACGGCGTCGATCCCACCTGCATGCTGCTCTCGCCTGAGGAAATGTTCTTCCGCGCTTTCCGCCACCAAGCGTTCGATGTCAGCGAGTTGTCGCTGTCTTCCTATTCCATATCGGTCGCTCGTGGCGATCCGCACTACGTCGCGATCCCGGTCTTCCTCTCACGCGCATTTCGGCACACTTCAGTGTACATCCGCACCGACAAGGGCATCGAGAAACCGGCAGACTTAAAGGGCAAGAGGATCGGCATCGCCGAATACCAGCTTTCCGCGAATGTCTGGGTGCGTGGCATCCTGGAAGATGCTTATGGCGTCAAGCCGTCCGACATCTGCTGGGTGCGCGGCGGTATGAACACGCCGGGCAGACCCGAAAAGATCAAAGTCGATCTGCCGGTCGACATCCGGATCGAGGCTGCGCCCGAAGGCGCCACCCTCAACCAGATGCTGATCGATGGCACCATCGACGGCTTTATCGGTCCGCGTGCGCCGATGTGCTTCGACGAGGGTTTCGACAAGGTCGACAGGCTGTTTCCCGACACTCGCGCGGCTGAAGAATGGTACCGCGAAACTAGCCTTTTTCCGATCATGCATGTTCTGGGCATGCGTCGTTCTCTCGCAGAAGCCCAACCGTTTCTTCCAGGCGCATTGCTCAAGGCATTTTCGGAAGCCAAGGCCATGGCTCAGAAAGCGCTGTCCGATACGTCGGCGACCAAGGTGACGATGCCCTTCGTGGAGGACAATCTGCGTCGCGCTGGTACGCTTATGGGGTCCGATATTTGGACCTATGGCCTAAACGGCAACCGCGAAACGCTCGCAACCTTTCTCGACTATCATTACCGCCAGGGTCTGTCCCCGCGGAAGGTCGAGGTAAAGGAGCTGTTCCACCCAGCCACGTTGGAAGCCTACAGCCTTTGA
- a CDS encoding TRAP transporter fused permease subunit gives MSLEETNVEEPHRGPLLWLERFSGTLIVLLSIGYAGDLHRYLGVSVYDAQLLAAGLTLALTTGFLAIARTSVGSLLKAASLLAAAVTLGVGLYLAIDYINITMEAPYLPFWLVALSGIVLAALMLNVVPSVGMGIFVVVLLFMAYGLFGHLMPGEFRSRETMFSELAIYLATDANGMLGQALKVAVVIVVPYLLFGKLLSACGAANFFNDGALALMGRFRGGPAKVAVTASSLFGSISGNAVGNVVGTGVVTIPMMKRAGFSPAYAGAVEATASTGGQLVPPVMGAAAFIMADMIQVDYVEIMLAALPAAILYYVAIFINVDLRAGKRNLLAVPADSIPSGWGALKAGWHFIIPFAVLFYALFALNMRPERAAVLATVVLLVVSFVMGYKGQRMRVREILPLIADTGRSALDLIIVCAAAGIIIGVLNISGLAFNLTMNIVAAAGSNVIVLAIITALISVVLGMGMPTVGVYILLATLVAPALVEVGVPVIAAHLFVFYFGLLSMVTPPVALASFAAANIAGASSWATSIESMKLAWPAYIVPFLFIFTPALIFDGTWLEVIWTLATAILGIYMVTAGIVGFFRRSVNLAERGMLVVAGILALLPASILPGFIWTDVVGVIGFGILWAMIRPVAQAEPAEARAG, from the coding sequence ATGTCGCTTGAAGAGACCAACGTGGAAGAGCCGCATCGTGGACCGCTTCTTTGGCTGGAACGGTTTAGCGGCACACTGATCGTGCTGCTGTCGATCGGCTATGCCGGAGATCTACACCGATATCTCGGCGTTTCCGTATACGATGCGCAGCTTCTGGCGGCAGGTCTGACATTGGCACTGACCACCGGCTTTCTGGCAATTGCCAGGACGTCGGTGGGCAGCTTGTTGAAAGCCGCAAGCTTACTGGCCGCCGCCGTTACGCTCGGCGTCGGCCTTTATCTCGCCATCGACTACATCAACATCACTATGGAGGCGCCTTACCTACCTTTTTGGCTGGTAGCGCTCTCTGGTATCGTGTTGGCGGCACTCATGCTCAACGTCGTGCCATCGGTCGGCATGGGCATCTTCGTCGTCGTACTTCTCTTCATGGCATACGGCCTATTCGGACATCTCATGCCGGGCGAGTTTCGCAGCCGGGAGACGATGTTTTCTGAGCTTGCGATCTACCTGGCGACCGACGCAAACGGCATGCTTGGCCAAGCGCTCAAAGTCGCCGTCGTCATCGTCGTGCCGTATCTCCTGTTCGGCAAGCTGCTCTCGGCGTGCGGCGCTGCCAACTTTTTCAATGACGGCGCGCTAGCGCTGATGGGCCGCTTCCGTGGTGGGCCAGCGAAAGTAGCGGTCACCGCCTCTTCGTTGTTCGGCTCGATCTCCGGGAATGCGGTAGGGAACGTTGTCGGAACCGGGGTCGTGACCATTCCGATGATGAAGCGCGCCGGCTTTTCGCCCGCTTATGCCGGTGCGGTAGAAGCGACGGCATCCACCGGCGGACAATTGGTGCCGCCTGTCATGGGCGCAGCCGCCTTCATCATGGCCGACATGATCCAGGTCGACTATGTCGAGATCATGCTGGCCGCGCTGCCTGCCGCGATCCTCTACTACGTCGCGATCTTCATCAACGTGGACCTGAGGGCGGGCAAGCGCAATCTCCTGGCCGTGCCCGCAGATTCGATCCCGAGCGGCTGGGGCGCACTGAAGGCCGGCTGGCATTTCATCATCCCCTTCGCGGTGCTGTTCTACGCGCTCTTCGCTCTCAACATGCGGCCTGAACGAGCGGCAGTGCTGGCGACCGTCGTTCTTCTCGTGGTCAGCTTCGTGATGGGCTACAAAGGCCAGCGCATGCGGGTCCGCGAAATCCTGCCCCTGATTGCCGACACCGGACGATCGGCACTCGACCTGATCATCGTCTGCGCGGCGGCCGGGATCATCATCGGCGTGCTCAACATTTCCGGCCTCGCCTTCAATCTGACAATGAACATCGTCGCAGCCGCCGGCAGCAATGTCATCGTACTCGCCATCATCACGGCGCTGATCAGCGTGGTGCTCGGCATGGGCATGCCGACAGTCGGCGTCTACATTCTGTTGGCGACGCTCGTTGCGCCTGCTCTGGTCGAAGTCGGCGTGCCGGTCATCGCGGCGCATCTCTTCGTCTTCTATTTCGGTCTGCTGTCGATGGTGACGCCGCCGGTGGCGCTCGCCTCCTTCGCGGCGGCAAACATCGCAGGCGCATCATCCTGGGCAACGAGCATCGAATCCATGAAGCTTGCCTGGCCGGCCTACATCGTGCCGTTCCTGTTCATTTTCACACCGGCGCTGATATTCGACGGCACTTGGCTCGAAGTGATCTGGACCTTGGCCACCGCCATCCTCGGCATCTATATGGTGACCGCGGGGATCGTCGGCTTCTTCCGACGGTCGGTGAACCTGGCCGAACGGGGGATGCTGGTTGTGGCGGGCATTCTTGCGCTGCTGCCGGCGAGCATCCTGCCGGGCTTCATCTGGACGGATGTCGTTGGAGTGATCGGCTTCGGGATCCTATGGGCGATGATACGACCCGTCGCGCAAGCGGAGCCGGCAGAAGCCCGCGCAGGCTGA
- a CDS encoding TAXI family TRAP transporter solute-binding subunit, with amino-acid sequence MEETNMNYHILSGVCFAAGLTLTGMANAQSLGIGAGTQGSQNYAVNAGFAEFLSEELGLDVRVQAYGGSGQSMPLIDAGRLDLQLVPSPDFAAAAFGDEPFDGRPLENIRAIGSLSSSAYGFMVRADSDYRTVSDIDGLTITYGFAAQPTLRLQVDGILAAGGLSIDDMSESNVPSVPNGVDDLISGNVDVAFFALQGGKTREADAAIGIRWLAVENTPEAEDAMQEFVPTSYIKVVPGGSAPGVEEDTPMMGYDYVLTGGAHLDDEVVRQIVELLHDNPDKVRGILNTFAEFEPTDMAPQFEGIEYHPAASAYYQEIGLMD; translated from the coding sequence ATGGAGGAGACCAACATGAACTATCACATTCTTTCGGGCGTTTGCTTCGCGGCAGGCCTTACGTTGACCGGAATGGCGAACGCACAGTCACTCGGCATCGGAGCGGGTACCCAGGGCTCGCAAAATTACGCGGTAAATGCTGGCTTTGCCGAGTTCCTGTCAGAGGAACTGGGTCTGGACGTGCGTGTCCAGGCGTATGGTGGCTCAGGCCAGTCCATGCCGCTCATCGATGCCGGCCGACTGGATCTTCAACTGGTTCCCAGCCCCGACTTCGCCGCTGCCGCGTTCGGTGACGAGCCGTTTGACGGCCGTCCATTGGAGAACATCCGGGCGATCGGTTCGCTCAGTTCCTCAGCCTACGGTTTCATGGTTCGCGCCGACTCGGACTACCGGACCGTGTCCGACATTGATGGACTGACGATCACCTATGGCTTCGCTGCTCAGCCCACGCTTCGGCTGCAGGTCGACGGCATTCTCGCCGCCGGTGGTCTCTCGATCGACGATATGAGCGAAAGTAACGTCCCCTCGGTGCCTAACGGCGTCGACGACCTGATCTCTGGCAATGTAGATGTTGCCTTCTTTGCGCTCCAAGGCGGCAAAACGCGCGAAGCAGACGCAGCGATCGGCATTCGTTGGCTTGCTGTCGAAAACACGCCCGAAGCTGAAGATGCGATGCAGGAGTTCGTGCCGACCTCATACATCAAGGTCGTCCCTGGAGGGTCTGCCCCGGGTGTCGAAGAAGACACGCCCATGATGGGTTACGATTATGTGCTGACTGGGGGTGCGCATCTCGATGATGAGGTCGTGCGCCAGATTGTTGAACTCCTCCATGACAACCCTGACAAGGTTCGCGGGATCCTCAACACGTTCGCCGAGTTCGAACCAACTGATATGGCACCTCAATTCGAGGGCATCGAATATCACCCGGCGGCGTCTGCCTATTACCAAGAGATTGGCTTGATGGACTGA
- a CDS encoding class II aldolase/adducin family protein, translating into MNQHITPQGDAAVLDATLTGLVIANRILAREDVIDDFGHISVRNPLNPNTYFLSRSRSPAVVTRSDIMEFTLDGELVGDDHRRPYAERHIHGAIYKDRLDVNSVTHHHARSVLPFTMVDISLRPMFHMASVIGKDIHTWDSQDEFGDTNMLVDSMEMGHSLARTLANSRVALLRGHGCICAAADIRSVIMISIALKDNAALIQQTRQLGEVTYLTDGEIDMASKMLLSEMPLARAWDYWVGRAGFSGL; encoded by the coding sequence ATGAACCAGCACATCACGCCTCAGGGCGACGCAGCAGTTTTGGACGCGACATTGACCGGCTTGGTCATCGCAAACCGAATTCTCGCGCGGGAAGACGTCATTGACGATTTTGGGCATATCAGCGTCCGCAATCCGCTCAATCCGAATACCTATTTTCTATCGCGGTCGCGCAGCCCTGCCGTCGTGACCCGCAGCGATATCATGGAATTTACGCTGGACGGCGAACTCGTCGGCGACGATCACCGCCGGCCATATGCCGAGCGTCACATCCATGGCGCAATCTACAAGGATCGCCTGGACGTCAACTCGGTCACGCACCACCATGCCCGGTCGGTTCTGCCGTTCACGATGGTCGACATCTCGCTCCGGCCGATGTTTCACATGGCATCGGTCATCGGCAAGGATATCCACACCTGGGACAGCCAGGACGAATTCGGCGACACCAACATGCTCGTCGACAGCATGGAAATGGGCCACTCGCTGGCGCGAACGCTCGCGAACAGCCGCGTTGCGCTCTTGCGTGGCCACGGCTGCATCTGTGCCGCCGCCGACATTCGCTCGGTCATCATGATTTCGATCGCGCTGAAGGATAACGCCGCACTCATCCAGCAGACGAGGCAACTGGGAGAGGTGACGTACCTGACCGATGGCGAGATCGACATGGCCAGCAAGATGCTGCTCAGCGAAATGCCCCTGGCACGCGCCTGGGACTACTGGGTCGGCCGCGCCGGTTTTAGCGGCCTTTAG
- a CDS encoding LysR family transcriptional regulator — protein sequence MRSLISQISIHKLEVFCLVVELGSFSRTAERMGIAQPVVSAHVKALAEKFGAPLTGRTGRKVTLTEEGQRVYNWAREIVSRTREMEREMADFQRGFVGKATVGASMTLGSYVLPGLISKFHEVYSKGEISVRVATPVSVTDAVHIGDCDFAYTILDPRHETAGLEVDKIMDEELILVASRKSKIGGSNLSSSQLTKLPFITAQSGTPRREIEENCLARHGVKREHIAMEFGHAESIKQAVRAGAGAAFLFRSSVSDELDAGTLRVIMTPGMELRVPVYLVRRRGKQLSHFQVSLMEELTRGLKGQEPLRRAPTMEGA from the coding sequence ATGCGCTCTTTGATCTCGCAGATTTCGATTCATAAATTAGAGGTCTTTTGCCTTGTCGTGGAACTCGGCAGTTTTTCGCGCACCGCAGAGCGTATGGGCATAGCTCAGCCGGTTGTGTCGGCGCATGTGAAAGCGCTCGCCGAGAAGTTCGGTGCGCCTTTGACGGGACGGACCGGGCGCAAGGTCACCCTCACAGAGGAGGGGCAACGCGTTTACAACTGGGCGCGTGAAATCGTGAGCCGGACCCGCGAAATGGAACGGGAAATGGCGGACTTCCAGCGCGGCTTCGTGGGCAAAGCGACGGTCGGGGCATCCATGACGCTCGGTTCCTATGTGCTGCCGGGTCTGATCTCGAAGTTCCACGAAGTCTATTCGAAAGGAGAGATTTCGGTCCGTGTTGCGACGCCAGTTTCCGTCACGGACGCCGTCCATATCGGCGACTGTGATTTCGCCTACACCATTCTGGATCCGCGCCACGAGACTGCGGGTCTCGAGGTCGACAAGATCATGGATGAGGAATTAATCCTCGTGGCATCCAGAAAATCCAAGATCGGTGGCAGCAATCTCAGTTCGTCCCAGCTGACCAAGCTGCCTTTTATCACCGCGCAATCCGGCACGCCGCGGCGCGAGATCGAAGAGAATTGTCTCGCGCGTCATGGCGTAAAACGTGAGCACATTGCCATGGAATTCGGGCACGCCGAATCGATCAAGCAGGCTGTTCGCGCTGGCGCTGGCGCTGCCTTTTTGTTTCGCTCGTCTGTATCCGACGAGTTGGATGCGGGAACGTTGCGCGTGATCATGACACCCGGGATGGAACTGCGCGTCCCGGTCTATCTCGTCAGGCGAAGGGGCAAGCAGCTCTCCCATTTCCAGGTATCGCTGATGGAAGAGCTGACCCGCGGATTGAAGGGTCAGGAGCCGCTTCGCAGAGCCCCGACCATGGAAGGCGCATAG